In Aeromicrobium wangtongii, the DNA window CCGGCATCACATCGGTGCTCGTGTTCGGCGCCGGCACCAACTACGCCCTGCTCCTGATCGCCCGCTACCGCGAGGAGCTGCGCCGCCACGACGACCGCTACGCCGCGATGCGGGCGGCCTGGCGGCAGGCAGCACCGGCCATCCTGGCGAGCTCGGGCACCGTGACGCTGGCGCTGCTGACCCTCAGCTTCGCCTCCACCCCGGGCAACCGCGCCCTGGGTTGGTCGGCAGCCATCGGCATCGTCGTCGCGGTGCTGTTCGGCCTGGTAGCGCTGCCCGCAGCGATGGTGCTGTTCGGCCGCAAGCTGTTCTGGCCGTTCGTGCCGCGGGTCGGCCAGGACGATCCGGCCCGGACCGGCCTCTGGTCGAAGGTGGGACGGACCGTCGTGGGGCGGCCGAAGACCTTCGCGGCCGGCTCCGTGGCGTTCCTGGTCGTGCTGGGGCTGCTCGGGGTCGGCCTGAACATCGGGCTGACCCAGAACGAACGCTTCCGGGAGACGCCGGAGTCCGTCCTCGGCCAGGAGACTCTCGCCAAGGCGTTCCCGGCCGGATTCGCCGAGCCCACGGTCGTGCTGACCCGCCCGGGCGACGTCGCCACGGTCCTGCGCGAGATCGAGGACGTGGACGGCGTGTCCACGGCCAAGCCGCAGTCCGACTCGTACGAGTGGGCCGAGATCAACGTGGTGCTCGACGGCGACCGCGGATCGGACCGCGCGGCGTCCACCATCGAGCGGCTTCGCGACAAGCTGGGCGACACCGCGCTGGTGGGCGGGCCTGACGCCGAGGACCTGGACGCCGCCGCGGCCGCCTCCCACGACCGCACGCTGATCATCCCGCTCGTGCTCGCCATCGTGATGGTGATCCTGCTGGTGCTGCTGCGCTCCATCGTGGCCGCGGTCGTGCTGGCCCTGACGGTCGTCGCCACCTATCTCACCGCCATGGGTGCGGGCTGGTTCGTGTTCGAGCACTTCTTCGACTTCCCGGCCATGGACCTGCCGGTGCCGCTGTTCGCGTTCATCTTCCTGGTCGCCCTGGGCGTCGACTACAACATCTTCTTGACGACCCGGGCCCGCGAGGAGGCCGCGACCCAGCCGATCGCCGGCGC includes these proteins:
- a CDS encoding MMPL family transporter — encoded protein: MESFDRGTKSKRREPGRKTSILVVLLFVLFSGAVFALAPEARESNAPATGLPDSKDSTTVAQIEARLPSSGIAPAIVVVSRDKGPLDAQDDAAVSELAQQLTRFAKGDAKLEPVYSDDRSVALVAVPLSSSTGEEKIDAIRSAVDKALPGGLSAEVTGGPAFAADLKDVFAGADVRLLAATAFVVALLLLVTYRSPWLWLVPLVVVAVGDRVAALVVATASQVFNYDIDGSTAGITSVLVFGAGTNYALLLIARYREELRRHDDRYAAMRAAWRQAAPAILASSGTVTLALLTLSFASTPGNRALGWSAAIGIVVAVLFGLVALPAAMVLFGRKLFWPFVPRVGQDDPARTGLWSKVGRTVVGRPKTFAAGSVAFLVVLGLLGVGLNIGLTQNERFRETPESVLGQETLAKAFPAGFAEPTVVLTRPGDVATVLREIEDVDGVSTAKPQSDSYEWAEINVVLDGDRGSDRAASTIERLRDKLGDTALVGGPDAEDLDAAAAASHDRTLIIPLVLAIVMVILLVLLRSIVAAVVLALTVVATYLTAMGAGWFVFEHFFDFPAMDLPVPLFAFIFLVALGVDYNIFLTTRAREEAATQPIAGAMTSALAVTGGVITSAGIVLAAVFAVLGVLPLVTLTQIGVIVGIGVLLDTLVVRSVLVPALATLIGEKFWWPGHPGRRAARRATSRLEARQEGTTAP